Proteins encoded together in one Raphanus sativus cultivar WK10039 unplaced genomic scaffold, ASM80110v3 Scaffold0710, whole genome shotgun sequence window:
- the LOC108816876 gene encoding metalloendoproteinase 2-MMP — translation MRFCVLGLLSFILIVSPVSAWFFPNSTAIPPSLRNTTRVFWNAFSNFTGCHHGQNVDGLFRIKKYFQRFGYIPETYSGNFTDDFDDILKAAVELYQKNFRLNVTGELDAPTIKHIVIPRCGNPDVVNGTSVMHNGRRKTFEVNFSPGRGIPRLHTVKHYTLFPGEPRWPKDRRDLTYAFDPRNPLTDEVKSVFARAFGRWAEVTELNFTNIESFTTSDITIGFYTGDHGDGEPFDGVLGTLAHAFSPPSGKFHLDADENWVVSGDLDSFLSVTAAVDLESVAVHEIGHLLGLGHSSVEESIMYPTITTGKRKVDLTDDDVEGIQYLYGANPNFNGTTSPPATTTRQRDTGSFGAAWRIDGSSRLTIFSLFLSTVGLFLWLLP, via the coding sequence ATGAGGTTTTGCGTTCTAGGGTTATTATCATTCATCTTAATCGTTTCTCCCGTCTCCGCCTGGTTCTTCCCCAACTCCACCGCCATTCCACCCTCTCTACGCAACACCACACGCGTTTTCTGGAACGCTTTCTCCAACTTCACCGGCTGCCACCACGGCCAAAACGTGGATGGTCTCTTCCGCATCAAGAAATACTTCCAACGTTTTGGTTACATCCCCGAAACGTATTCAGGAAACTTCACAGATGATTTCGACGACATCCTCAAAGCCGCCGTGGAACTATACCAAAAGAACTTCCGTCTTAACGTCACCGGAGAGCTCGACGCGCCAACCATCAAACACATCGTGATCCCACGTTGCGGTAACCCCGACGTGGTCAACGGTACGTCCGTGATGCACAACGGGAGAAGAAAGACCTTCGAGGTCAACTTCTCCCCCGGGAGAGGTATACCGCGTCTGCACACGGTCAAACACTACACGCTCTTCCCGGGGGAGCCACGGTGGCCGAAAGACCGCCGCGACTTGACCTACGCGTTCGACCCTAGAAACCCGTTAACAGACGAGGTCAAGAGCGTGTTCGCACGCGCGTTCGGACGTTGGGCAGAGGTCACCGAGCTAAACTTCACCAACATCGAGTCTTTCACGACGTCAGACATCACGATAGGGTTCTACACGGGAGACCACGGCGACGGGGAGCCTTTTGACGGCGTGTTGGGCACGTTGGCTCACGCTTTCTCGCCTCCGAGCGGGAAGTTCCACCTCGACGCAGACGAGAACTGGGTTGTCTCCGGAGACCTAGACAGCTTCCTCTCCGTTACGGCGGCGGTTGATCTCGAGTCGGTGGCGGTTCACGAGATCGGTCATCTTCTTGGTTTAGGACATTCCTCGGTGGAGGAGTCGATCATGTACCCGACCATCACGACGGGGAAACGTAAAGTTGACTTGACGGATGATGACGTGGAAGGGATACAGTACTTGTACGGTGCGAACCCTAATTTTAACGGCACAACATCGCCACCGGCCACCACCACTCGTCAACGAGATACTGGTAGCTTTGGTGCCGCCTGGAGAATCGACGGTTCATCGAGGTTGACGATTTTCAGTCTGTTCTTGTCAACCGTTGGATTGTTCTTGTGGTTGTTACCGTAG
- the LOC130502842 gene encoding serine carboxypeptidase-like 40: MGKGNAYVLAYVLLLMYMSSQIECTSQVHALSRLYLSKRGVGSSMDKTHFKAVKGLKPSSLPSVVHQKELRKRDLIRRLPGQPPVDFDQYGGYVTVNESAGRSFFYYFVEASSSIKDSSPLFLWLNGGPGCSSLAYGALQELGPFRVHSDGKTLFRNRYAWNNAANVLFLESPAGVGFSYTNTTSDLEKPGDRNTASDNYIFLVNWLERFPEFKGRDLYIGGESYAGHYVPQLAHTILVHHPRSFLNLKGILIGNAVINDETDLIGMYDFFESHGLISEDSLVQLKNNCDLKTESASVVMTEECAVVSDQIDMNTYYLDIYNIYAPLCRNSTLTRRPKRGTTIQNFDPCSDNYVQAYLNRHEVQVALHANGTRLPYEWMPCSSVIKKWNDSPTTVIPLIKELMGKGLRVWVFSGDMDGRIPVTSTKYSLKKMNLTAKTAWHPWYLDGEVGGYTEEYKGKLTFATVRGAGHQVPSFQPKRSLSLFIHFLNDTSLPDTSRY, encoded by the exons ATGGGGAAAGGAAACGCATATGTACTCGCATATGTGTTACTATTAATGTATATGTCGTCTCAAATCGAGTGCACCAGCCAAGTGCACGCCCTGAGCCGCCTCTACCTTTCAAAGCGAGGAGTGGGTTCCTCCATGGACAAAACCCATTTCAAGGCAGTTAAGGGTTTGAAACCGTCTTCGCTCCCGAGTGTTGTTCACCAAAAGGAGTTAAGAAAGAGAGATCTCATACGGAGATTGCCCGGGCAACCTCCAGTTGATTTCGATCAGTATGGTGGCTATGTCACTGTCAACGAATCCGCGGGACGTTCCTTTTTCTACTATTTCGTGGAAGCCTCCTCCAGCATTAAGGATTCTTCTCCTCTGTTTTTGTGGCTCAACGGAG GACCAGGATGCTCGTCACTGGCGTATGGAGCATTACAAGAGCTTGGACCATTCAGAGTGCACAGCGACGGCAAAACGCTCTTCAGAAACCGATACGCATGGAACAATGCTGCAAACGTGTTGTTCTTAGAATCCCCAGCAGGAGTGGGATTCTCTTACACCAACACAACGTCGGATCTCGAGAAGCCCGGGGACAGGAACACTGCATCCGATAACTACATCTTTTTAGTCAATTGGCTTGAGAGGTTCCCGGAGTTCAAAGGCAGGGACTTGTACATTGGCGGTGAGAGCTACGCCGGCCACTATGTTCCCCAGCTAGCCCATACTATCCTTGTCCATCACCCGAGGAGCTTCCTCAATCTCAAGGGCATTTTGATAGGAAACGCGGTGATCAACGACGAGACCGACTTGATTGGCATGTACGACTTTTTCGAGAGTCACGGGTTGATCTCCGAGGATTCTTTGGTCCAACTCAAGAATAACTGCGATCTCAAGACTGAGTCTGCGAGCGTGGTGATGACCGAGGAGTGCGCGGTAGTGTCGGACCAAATAGACATGAATACATATTATCTAGACATATACAACATATATGCTCCCTTATGCCGCAACTCCACGCTCACTCGCAGGCCCAAAAGAGGAACCACTATACAAAACTTTGACCCGTGCAGCGACAATTACGTGCAGGCCTACCTGAACAGACACGAGGTTCAGGTAGCCCTGCACGCGAACGGTACGAGGCTGCCTTATGAATGGATGCCATGCAGCAGTGTGATAAAGAAGTGGAATGATAGTCCCACCACAGTCATTCCTCTGATCAAGGAGCTGATGGGGAAGGGCCTCCGCGTCTGGGTGTTCAGCGGAGATATGGACGGGAGAATCCCGGTCACATCCACCAAATACTCGCTCAAGAAGATGAATCTAACAGCCAAGACGGCTTGGCATCCGTGGTACCTAGATGGAGAGGTGGGAGGATACACTGAGGAGTACAAAGGGAAGTTGACTTTTGCAACCGTGAGAGGGGCTGGTCATCAAGTTCCTAGCTTCCAGCCAAAACGATCTCTTTCACTCTTCATTCACTTCCTCAATGACACTTCTCTCCCTGACACCTCCCGTTACTGA
- the LOC108814874 gene encoding LOW QUALITY PROTEIN: uncharacterized protein LOC108814874 (The sequence of the model RefSeq protein was modified relative to this genomic sequence to represent the inferred CDS: inserted 1 base in 1 codon) produces the protein MSLILRFRQHLSNKLSPPLASLITTRRSFGQPARKQDEDEEEEVEIDQRKLPTDYDPATFDPTEHRSPPTDRVFRLVDEISSLTLSEISELGAIIMKKRGITEIPTVAVMXPGAGGAVGIAQGQTGGGGGASEEAKVEKTVFEVKLEGFEASGKIKIIKEVRSFTDLGLKEAKELVEKTPSVLKAGVSKEEGEKIVEKLKALGAKVVLE, from the exons ATGAGTTTGATCCTCAGATTCAGACAACACTTATCGAACAAGCTATCTCCACCACTCGCCTCTCTTATCACCACTCGCCGGAGTTTCGGACAACCGGCGAGAAAacaagatgaagatgaagaagaagaagtagaaatAGATCAGAGGAAGCTCCCGACCGACTACGATCCCGCCACATTCGATCCGACGGAACACCGAAGCCCGCCGACGGACCGCGTGTTCCGCCTCGTCGACGAGATCTCGTCTCTGACACTGTCGGAAATCTCGGAGCTCGGCGCGATTATAATGAAGAAGAGAGGCATCACGGAGATACCGACCGTTGCCGTTA AACCCGGAGCTGGAGGCGCCGTCGGGATCGCTCAGGGTcaaaccggtggtggtggtggtgcgaGTGAAGAAGCTAAAGTGGAGAAGACTGTGTTtgaggtcaagcttgagggttTCGAAGCGTCTGGGAAGATCAAGATTATTAAGGAGGTGAGGAGCTTTACTGATTTGGGTCTTAAGGAAGCGAAGGAGTTGGTGGAGAAGACTCCTTCGGTTTTGAAAGCTGGTGTTTCTAAGGAAGAAGGTGAGAAGATTGTTGAGAAGCTCAAGGCTCTTGGTGCTAAAGTTGTTCTTGAGTGA
- the LOC130502844 gene encoding protein IFH1-like: protein MNGASLCNSLLLHSRFKSPCSIPSSSSPYLISPCFTTSAYISFPRAVVVKRSDGFRPPAVNKRRSSTEEDVEEEEEEDEEDWDEFDEDGDEDEDEGEFLPMDKMKQWLEKKPRGFGVGKKYETSIEDKLLEEIEQSWKAQAANLNNLKTNDPLKRDHNNNNNNNNLIKGETQSGYRVRVTNLPKKKNVHRDLKAAFKEVSGVLNIAPAVSGNKKTKDPVCKGFALVDFKTGVDANRFVEQFDGQRLSFGKVVKQIKCQVVEFAASNQSVSEELRSDTVFEELPFPGFEAVSSVDVVEEDASVDSWEDESSDDSDKDVDEVEEEEECIIESPKVQTNVRSKKQAVKRETREQEELETPLVSFQALNKPEEAVAEAHVDDDDDDEHDRSDEEEEVAEENLEPLNSSVSSLDEERIERIRRLELKLLGREKVLGGGAVSDKPEAKTGGRVEGEKKKEKKKKKKKILVKGKKSSTIEIPGSSKRLKMKEKALLTGVLVKYAAKAASTSNDE from the exons ATGAACGGAGCTTCGCTCTGCAATTCCCTCCTGCTCCATTCTCGCTTCAAATCACCGTGTTCAAtcccttcctcttcttctccttatCTGATTTCTCCCTGCTTCACAACCTCTGCGTACATCTCATTTCCTCGAGCAGTCGTTGTCAAAAGGAGTGATGGGTTTCGTCCGCCCGCTGTAAACAAACGTAGAAGCAGTACAGAAGAGgatgtagaagaagaagaagaagaggatgaagaagattgGGATGAGTTTGATGAAGATGGAGACGAAGACGAAGACGAAGGAGAGTTCTTGCCAATGGATAAGATGAAACAATGGCTAGAGAAGAAGCCACGCGGGTTCGGCGTTGGCAAAAAGTACGAGACTTCAATAGAAGACAAGCTCCTCGAGGAGATTGAGCAGAGCTGGAAAGCTCAAGCTGCTAATCTCAACAACCTCAAGACCAACGATCCTCTCAAACGcgaccataataataataataataataataatctcatCAAAG GTGAAACTCAAAGTGGGTACCGTGTTCGTGTGACCAATCTTCCTAAGAAGAAGAATGTTCACAGAGATCTCAAGGCGGCTTTTAAAGAAGTGAGTGGGGTGTTGAACATAGCACCGGCTGTGTCTGGGAATAAGAAGACTAAAGATCCTGTCTGTAAAGGGTTCGCTCTTGTTGATTTCAAAACCGGGGTTGATGCTAACAG GTTTGTGGAGCAATTCGATGGACAGAGGTTGTCATTTGGGAAGGTTGTGAAGCAGATAAAATGTCAGGTTGTGGAGTTTGCTGCTTCGAACCAATCAGTTTCTGAGGAGCTACGCTCGGATACCGTCTTTGAGGAGCTTCCTTTTCCTGGTTTTGAGGCAGTTTCTAGTGTTGATGTTGTGGAAGAAGATGCTTCTGTGGATTCGTGGGAAGATGAGTCATCAGATGATTCAGACAAAGATGTAGAtgaagtggaagaagaagaagaatgtatCATAGAATCTCCCAAAGTACAAACCAATGTAAGGTCTAAGAAACAAGCTGTGAAGCGAGAGACTAGAGAACAGGAGGAGTTAGAGACACCTTTAGTTTCATTCCAGGCACTGAATAAACCCGAGGAAGCTGTGGCAGAAGCACatgtggatgatgatgatgatgatgaacatgataggtctgatgaagaagaggaagttGCTGAAGAGAATCTTGAACCTCTGAATAGTTCAGTGTCATCCTTAGATGAGGAAAGGATTGAGAGAATCCGTAGGCTGGAGCTGAAGCTTCTAGGTAGAGAAAAAGTATTGGGTGGAGGAGCTGTCTCTGATAAACCAGAAGCAAAAACTGGTGGTAGAGTggaaggagagaagaagaaggagaagaagaagaagaagaaaaagattctTGTGAAAGGGAAGAAGTCCTCAACCATAGAGATTCCTGGATCTTCAAAGAG GTTAAAGATGAAGGAGAAGGCTCTGTTAACTGGGGTCTTAGTCAAGTATGCAGCAAAAGCTGCTTCAACCTCAAATGATGAATGA
- the LOC108814097 gene encoding uncharacterized protein LOC108814097 codes for MSEASRRSRVTITLGRSGQVVSRDGTDIDELPRVGTKRSVKERLGNQFDVSAYGSDAVSKRQRGEASFSGNDLQINQNDLRFKLLQKNAQRRAQSEEGSTVDLREKLLSKSKSEQLPRSFDTRPRMSDPRDDPLPPSRTARGPSHLLSSSSAYSPWTREDIRRRSPERLMSTSRGRSPPRNAGSMSGTPRALSPPRSTRSFTGGSRDLSPPRSSGRMISHSRNMSPPRNAGRMISHHRDHLSPQRSGGRIFSHPRDISPPRNSGSISGTPRALSPPRNTRSFTGGSRDPSPPRNAGRMFGRHPGDLSPPPRTTGRIISPPRDLSPSRNPRSFTSGSRALSPTRNVGSSYMGSSRGFSPSRNPGGSYVGSSRGSPPPRNIDDFHGRSRMVDDVRPSPYAVRGVVNNQAPGSGITLSRTMLPPPVPNPHPLPPLSQLPPLGSMMQNSPFPMEEPLTVESFLNSLGLGKYFLAFKREEVDMTTIKQMKESDLKDLIIPMGPRKKILQAIACLPKR; via the exons ATGTCAGAAGCTTCTAGGCGGAGTAGGGTCACTATTACTCTAGGTCGTAGCGGCCAG GTGGTGAGTCGAGATGGGACTGATATAGATGAGTTGCCTAGAGTTGGGACCAAGCGGTCTGTCAAAGAAAGACTGGGGAACCAGTTTGATGTGTCTGCTTACGGAAGTGATGCGGTCAGTAAAAG GCAAAGAGGGGAAGCAAGTTTCAGTGGAAATG ATTTGCAGATCAACCAAAATGATCTACGTTTCAAGCTGTTGCAAAAAAATGCACAGAGACGAGCTCAGAGCGAGGAAGGTAGCACTGTGGATCTTCGTGAAAAGCTGCTCTCCAAGTCCAAGAGTGAGCAGCTTCCTCGTAGCTTTGATACTCGACCTCGTATGTCTGACCCGAGGGATGATCCGTTACCTCCATCAAGAACTGCTCGTGGTCCTTCTCATCTGCTTTCATCAAGCAGTGCTTACTCTCCATGGACCCGGGAGGATATACGACGGAGATCTCCAGAGAGGCTTATGAGTACTTCCAGGGGTCGGTCGCCACCAAGAAATGCTGGAAGTATGAGTGGCACTCCAAGGGCTCTTTCACCGCCAAGGAGCACCAGAAGCTTCACTGGTGGTTCTAGGGATTTATCACCGCCAAGAAGCTCTGGAAGAATGATTAGCCATTCAAGGAATATGTCGCCACCAAGAAATGCTGGAAGGATGATTAGCCATCATAGGGATCATCTATCACCGCAAAGAAGTGGTGGTAGAATATTTAGCCATCCAAGGGATATATCGCCACCAAGAAACTCTGGAAGTATCAGCGGCACTCCGAGGGCTCTTTCACCACCCAGGAACACCAGAAGCTTCACTGGTGGTTCTAGGGATCCATCACCTCCGAGAAATGCTGGAAGAATGTTTGGCCGCCATCCAGGGGATCTATCACCTCCTCCAAGAACGACTGGAAGGATTATTAGCCCTCCAAGGGATCTATCACCGTCAAGGAACCCCAGAAGCTTCACTAGTGGCTCTAGAGCTCTGTCCCCAACTAGAAATGTGGGAAGCAGCTACATGGGTTCTTCTCGAGGGTTTTCTCCTTCTAGGAATCCTGGAGGAAGCTACGTAGGTTCTTCCAGGGGTTCTCCTCCACCAAGGAACATTGATGATTTCCATGGACGAAGCAGGATGGTTGATGATGTGAGACCATCACCGTATGCAGTTAGAGGTGTAGTAAATAATCAAGCACCAGGAAGTGGCATTACCCTTTCTAGGACAATGCTACCTCCTCCGGTACCAAACCCTCATCCGTTACCTCCTTTGAGTCAGCTCCCTCCACTTGGAAGTATGATGCAGAACAGTCCCTTCCCG ATGGAAGAGCCTCTAACAGTAGAGAGCTTTCTAAATTCACTAGGACTTGGAAAATACTTCCTTGCCTTTAAGAGAGAGGAA GTGGACATGACGACAATAAAGCAGATGAAAGAAAGTGATCTAAAAGATCTCATCATACCAATG GGTCCAAGGAAGAAGATTCTCCAGGCCATAGCGTGTCTTCCAAAACGGTAG
- the LOC130502843 gene encoding uncharacterized protein LOC130502843, with protein sequence MDPDIVTVVNEPECRWAQHRFCLRHLCFEFYEAFRNNLMTEFVYKAGSTVCVSSFDYYLKKIEEMDPEARKWLEKIPRQKWALAHDDGGLRFGIMETNLIFATYGFINHTLDLPITTCVLLIFDHLAELFISQRELLNSGDNKYAKHVMTKLGEYNKGRYDVLPLDNTGERFQVVVADGDNNKRFVVHRIDRVCSCGMWQLYKYPCSHLLAVCRKLNIDFCQYVND encoded by the coding sequence ATGGATCCTGACATTGTTACGGTTGTCAACGAGCCTGAGTGTCGGTGGGCGCAACACCGCTTCTGTCTCAGGCATCTTTGCTTCGAGTTTTACGAAGCTTTCCGTAACAATCTCATGACGGAGTTTGTCTATAAGGCTGGATCCACGGTGTGCGTTTCGAGTTTCGATTACTACTTAAAGAAAATCGAGGAGATGGATCCAGAGGCGCGGAAGTGGTTAGAGAAAATACCTCGTCAGAAATGGGCTCTGGCTCATGATGATGGCGGGCTGAGATTTGGTATCATGGAGACAAACTTGATCTTTGCCACTTACGGTTTCATAAACCATACCCTTGATCTCCCCATCACAACTTGCGTCTTGCTAATCTTCGATCACCTGGCAGAGCTTTTCATATCCCAACGTGAGCTTCTAAACAGTGGAGACAACAAGTATGCTAAACATGTCATGACAAAGCTTGGAGAGTACAATAAGGGAAGATATGATGTGCTGCCACTAGACAATACCGGAGAGAGGTTTCAAGTTGTTGTCGCGGATGGAGATAATAACAAGAGATTTGTCGTTCATCGTATTGATAGGGTTTGCAGTTGTGGGATGTGGCAACTTTACAAGTATCCGTGTTCTCACTTGTTAGCGGTTTGTAGGAAGCTGAACATTGATTTTTGTCAGTATGTCAACGACTAG